A window of Apium graveolens cultivar Ventura chromosome 8, ASM990537v1, whole genome shotgun sequence contains these coding sequences:
- the LOC141676588 gene encoding beta-galactosidase-like, whose product MLKTNFIFVIYVMSLLSWAFLYSVDASVSYDNKAIIINGQRRILISGSIHYPRSTPQMWPDLIKKAKDGGLDVIQTYVFWNGHEPSPGKYNFEGRFDLVRFIKIAQQAGLYVHLRIGPYVCAEWNFGGFPAWLKYVPGMAFRTDNEPFKAAMQGFTEKIVSMMKSEKLFEPQGGPIIMSQIENEYGPVEWEIGAPGKSYTKWFANMAVGLNTGVPWIMCKQEDTPDPIIDTCNGFYCEGFTPKKPNKPKMWTEVWTGWYTKFGGAVPYRPAEDLAFSVARFVQNNGSFFNYYMYHGGTNFGRNSAGLFVATSYDYDAPLDEYGLPREPKWGHLRDLHKAIKLCEPALVSAYPTVWSLGKNLEAHEFRSKSGACAAFLANYDTSSSAKVTYFNKQYDLPPWSISILPDCKNAIFNTAKVSSLGNHMKMLPVSTVEFPWQSYIEDAPNSDDSDTLAMMGLYEQLNITRDSSDYLWYLTDVNIASDEGFLKDGQDPVLDIVSAGHSMQVFVNGQPSGIAYGSLENPKATFSGNVKLKAGINKISLLSAAVGLPNVGVHYERKETGILGPVTLKGLNEGTRDLAKQTWSYKVGLKGETSSLQTLKGGSSVEWLTGSLVAQKRPLSWYKATFNAPEGNDPLALDMSSMGKGQMWVNGESIGRHWPGNIASGGNCGVCNYAGTYNEKKCLSNCGDPSQKWYHLPRSWLKPTGNQLVIFEEWGGNPSGISLVRRTP is encoded by the exons atgcTGAAAACCAACTTTATTTTTGTTATATATGTTATGAGTTTATTATCATGGGCTTTCTTGTATTCAGTTGATGCTTCAGTTTCATATGATAACAAAGCTATCATCATTAATGGACAAAGAAGAATCCTCATTTCTGGCTCTATTCACTATCCAAGAAGCACTCCTCAG ATGTGGCCTGATCTTATTAAAAAGGCTAAAGATGGAGGCTTGGATGTTATACAGACTTATGTATTTTGGAATGGACATGAGCCTTCTCCCGGAAAA TACAATTTTGAAGGGAGGTTTGATTTGGTCCGGTTTATTAAAATAGCCCAGCAAGCCGGCCTTTATGTTCATCTTCGGATTGGTCCTTATGTCTGTGCTGAATGGAACTTTGG GGGTTTTCCTGCTTGGTTGAAATATGTACCTGGTATGGCTTTTAGAACGGATAACGAGCCTTTCAAG GCTGCAATGCAAGGATTCACTGAAAAAATTGTCAGCATGATGAAGTCAGAAAAATTGTTTGAACCTCAGGGTGGCCCAATTATAATGTCTCAG ATTGAGAATGAATATGGACCAGTAGAATGGGAGATTGGAGCTCCTGGAAAATCTTATACTAAATGGTTTGCGAATATGGCAGTTGGTCTTAATACTGGTGTTCCGTGGATCATGTGCAAACAAGAAGATACCCCGGATCCAATT ATAGACACTTGCAATGGTTTTTACTGTGAAGGCTTCACTCCTAAAAAACCCAACAAACCCAAAATGTGGACGGAAGTCTGGACTGGCTG GTATACAAAATTTGGAGGTGCAGTCCCATATAGACCGGCAGAGGACTTGGCATTCTCAGTCGCAAGATTCGTACAAAATAATGGTTCATTCTTTAATTATTATATG TACCATGGAGGAACAAATTTTGGTCGGAATTCTGCTGGTTTGTTTGTTGCCACTAGCTATGACTATGATGCTCCACTTGATGAATATG GATTACCAAGGGAACCGAAGTGGGGACATTTAAGAGATTTGCACAAAGCCATTAAGCTATGCGAACCAGCTTTAGTATCAGCATATCCAACAGTGTGGTCACTTGGCAAAAATTTAGAG GCTCATGAGTTCAGGTCAAAGTCTGGGGCTTGTGCTGCATTTCTTGCCAACTATGATACTAGTTCTTCAGCAAAAGTGACCTATTTTAATAAGCAGTATGACTTACCTCCTTGGTCCATCAGCATTCTTCCTGACTGCAAGAATGCCATTTTTAACACCGCAAAA GTTAGCTCCCTTGGTAACCATATGAAGATGCTTCCTGTAAGTACAGTTGAATTCCCTTGGCAGTCATATATTGAAGATGCTCCAAACTCTGATGATAGTGATACACTTGCAATGATGGGGTTGTATGAACAACTAAATATCACTAGGGATTCGTCAGACTACTTGTGGTACCTTACAGA CGTGAATATAGCATCAGATGAAGGATTTCTTAAGGATGGTCAGGATCCTGTGCTTGATATTGTATCAGCAGGTCACAGTATGCAGGTTTTCGTGAACGGTCAACCATCAG GAATTGCATACGGAAGTTTGGAGAATCCAAAAGCGACATTCTCGGGTAATGTAAAGTTGAAAGCTGGAATTAACAAAATTTCTTTGCTGAGTGCTGCTGTAGGTCTTCCG AATGTTGGTGTACATTACGAGAGAAAAGAAACAGGAATTCTTGGCCCAGTCACCTTGAAGGGTCTCAATGAGGGAACACGAGATTTAGCAAAGCAGACATGGTCCTATAAG GTTGGTTTAAAAGGCGAAACGTCAAGTCTTCAAACCCTTAAAGGAGGTTCTTCTGTCGAGTGGTTGACAGGATCATTGGTGGCTCAGAAACGTCCCCTGTCATGGTACAAG GCAACTTTCAATGCCCCAGAAGGGAATGACCCATTAGCTTTAGATATGAGTAGCATGGGGAAAGGACAAATGTGGGTAAACGGTGAAAGTATTGGGCGCCACTGGCCTGGAAATATAGCAAGTGGTGGCAACTGTGGTGTCTGCAATTATGCTGGAACCTACAACGAGAAGAAGTGCTTAAGCAATTGTGGAGATCCCTCGCAAAAATG GTATCATCTCCCTCGCTCATGGCTAAAACCAACTGGAAATCAATTGGTAATTTTTGAAGAATGGGGAGGAAATCCTAGTGGGATCTCTTTGGTAAGAAGAACGCCTTGA
- the LOC141676691 gene encoding uncharacterized protein LOC141676691: MSAIQEITNLFASLALNLKASNQVSENVDNSIDLSIAKFNQSLNFNQHSRVRVLDTALSLMCFTSPQVFDSVIEYSIKTIVAVLSSSINCKVIQCDEESVLSIGGSISSRDIVELVEACGDILGKLKARGGSEELPGILCDSLLPAVLRVAVSASSFRHVRELGPVLDARPGDGRALDLSKLLPYVPKEMSVKKGEIPLRLMFWYLDPLILKNDVSQILQEYTKRPFLCLDTEFFDRIEWHSTILSLVFSPLMFIETRSLLHNWFLLTGLASLLDFQNKLVSLILDIISRPMRWGILADMSLTLPFSHAYFPYNHQFVRILAGPLTCGALQQVVHKISKSRFRSERSSTNQEATRSSFVDHKSMWATAMNFPDWFSFSCVLLFFNQNSGDNFFSTCIFGAALTQHTEEAESLCSTAARYIAWILNPIGTSHQETVAQNLAKMAGNFTSKQYGLAKNTNPKKLKRQKLHSDVHGKEYDCQIIRLWINDFQDMYSKHINSTVNSSVDVKSAPNAKIGQALLFRRISLGILIGCNENVNEEGWELLLHYAATGMILPSTNTKETGLQHKNRKSQWLDGSIAWIENSDKKEVEKGACLVFYLTDLVENLSVTLIDSEENESDFICQVKSKSSKYLLKCVHKLLNSNDHEDYGLMLLDLRNRLTRWSHQGKAVFQGSKDVCDTIEAISKILSSL; encoded by the exons ATGTCTGCGATTCAGGAAATTACAAACTTATTCGCTAGCCTAGCTTTGAATCTAAAAGCTTCAAATCAAGTTTCTGAAAATGTAGACAATTCAATTGATCTCTCAATTGCAAAATTTAACCAATCTCTCAACTTTAATCAACATTCTAGGGTTAGGGTTTTAGACACTGCTCTCTCACTTATGTGCTTCACTTCTCCACAG GTGTTTGATTCGGTGATCGAGTATTCTATCAAGACAATTGTTGCTGTTTTGTCTTCGTCGATTAATTGTAAGGTTATACAGTGTGATGAAGAATCGGTTTTGTCGATTGGTGGCTCTATTTCGAGTCGTGATATTGTGGAATTGGTGGAAGCCTGCGGTGATATTTTGGGTAAATTGAAGGCACGCGGCGGGTCTGAAGAG CTTCCAGGGATCCTTTGCGACTCACTATTGCCCGCTGTTCTAAGAGTGGCGGTTTCAGCATCAAGCTTTCGACATGTAAGGGAATTAGGTCCTGTTCTTGATGCAAGACCTGGTGATGGAAGAGCACTTGATTTATCAAAACTATTGCCATATGTGCCGAAAGAAATGTCTGTTAAGAAGGGGGAGATTCCACTGAG GTTGATGTTTTGGTATCTTGATCCTCTTATTTTGAAGAATGATGTATCACAGATCCTGCAAGAATATACCAAGAGGCCTTTTCTTTGTTTAGATACTGAGTTCTTTGATAGGATTGAATGGCATTCTACAATTTTATCCTTGGTATTTTCTCCTCTTATGTTTATTGAGACTAGAAGCTTGCTGCATAACTGGTTTCTATTGAC GGGTTTGGCTTCTTTATTGGATTTCCAAAATAAATTAGTCTCATTGATATTGGATATCATTTCTAGACCAATGAGATGGGGAATTTTAGCAGATATGAGTTTAACGCTGCCATTTTCTCATGCCTATTTCCCCTACAATCACCAATTTGTGAGGATTTTGGCTGGACCTTTGACATGCGGAGCTTTGCAACAGGTAGTTCATAAAATAAGCAAGTCACGTTTCCGGTCTGAAAGATCTTCTACTAACCAGGAAGCAACAAGAAGTTCGTTTGTGGATCACAAGTCTATGTG GGCTACGGCTATGAACTTTCCAGACTGGTTCTCTTTTTCCTGTGTGTTACTTTTCTTTAATCAAAACTCTGGAGACAATTTTTTCTCCACATGTATATTTGGGGCTGCTTTGACACAGCATACAGAGGAAGCAGAATCACTTTGTTCTACTGCTGCAAGGTACATTGCCTGGATTCTGAACCCCATTGGTACAAGTCATCAGGAAACTGTAGCCCAGAATTTGGCGAAAATGGCTGGTAATTTCACTTCCAAGCAGTATGGTTTAGCTAAAAATACAAACCCTAAGAAGCTCAAAAGACAAAAACTTCATAGTGATGTGCATGGGAAGGAGTATGATTGTCAGATTATTCGATTGTGGATCAATGACTTTCAGGACATGTATAGTAAGCATATTAACAGTACCGTTAACAGTTCAGTTGATGTAAAATCTGCTCCTAATGCAAAAATTGGGCAAGCTCTGTTATTTAGAAGAATTTCATTGGGAATCTTGATTGGGTGTAACGAAAATGTAAACGAAGAAGGTTGGGAGCTTCTTTTGCATTATGCTGCAACAGGTATGATATTACCGTCAACAAACACCAAAGAAACTGGTTTGCAGCACAAAAATAGGAAATCTCAATGGTTGGATGGCTCGATTGCATGGATTGAAAATTCTGATAAAAAGGAAGTTGAGAAAGGAGCATGTTTAGTCTTCTATTTAACTGATTTGGTTGAAAATTTGTCGGTCACATTAATTGACTCCGAAGAAAATGAAAGTGATTTTATATGCCAGGTCAAATCTAAGTCAAGTAAATATTTGCTGAAATGCGTTCATAAGCTACTCAACTCAAATGATCATGAAGATTACGGTTTGATGCTACTAGACCTCCGCAACAGATTAACAAGGTGGAGCCACCAAGGTAAAGCTGTTTTCCAAGGAAGCAAGGATGTCTGTGATACTATTGAAGCTATAAGTAAAATTTTATCTTCCCTGTGA